In the genome of Chryseobacterium oryzae, one region contains:
- a CDS encoding ferritin, whose protein sequence is MNTNRLSSAMEKALSDQMNKEIHASHIFLSYGIWADDKGYQGIANFLYRHSQEERNHSIKFMEYVLNRGGKPKVEAIPAPPNDPKSLTECFDNVFKHEVDNTTSIYKIVDMALGEKDWATWNFMQWFVQEQIEEETLAQNLIDKLKIAGGDRATDESLFTLDKTLANAPNDVPLAQEATGDNP, encoded by the coding sequence ATGAACACCAACAGACTTTCATCTGCGATGGAAAAAGCTCTAAGCGACCAGATGAATAAAGAAATTCACGCCTCACACATATTTTTATCCTACGGAATTTGGGCAGATGATAAAGGATATCAAGGAATTGCCAATTTTCTTTACCGCCATTCGCAGGAAGAGAGAAATCACTCGATAAAATTTATGGAATATGTATTGAATCGTGGTGGAAAACCAAAAGTAGAAGCAATACCTGCTCCGCCAAACGACCCAAAGTCTCTTACAGAATGTTTTGATAATGTTTTTAAACATGAAGTAGATAATACAACCTCTATTTATAAGATTGTTGATATGGCGTTAGGTGAAAAAGATTGGGCTACATGGAATTTCATGCAATGGTTTGTTCAGGAACAGATTGAAGAAGAAACATTGGCTCAAAACCTAATAGATAAATTGAAAATTGCGGGTGGCGACAGAGCTACTGATGAATCTTTATTCACCTTAGATAAAACCCTTGCCAATGCACCGAATGATGTGCCTTTAGCACAGGAAGCTACCGGAGATAATCCGTAA
- a CDS encoding class I SAM-dependent methyltransferase, producing the protein MKDLMGQAISDYFHNKNPEDLQTETSISELDELPVSYLFRDFEEMNSIEKKALTLSSGKVLDIGAGAGSHSLYLQNERNLDVTALDISPKSIEVCQLRGIRKTVNQNMLEFSGETFDTILLLMNGTGIFQSLIVIDIYLKKLYSLLNENGQILIDSTDIIYMFDADEDGGVYIPAEGYYGEIDYIVHYKADTEDPIKWLYLDFNTLKNAVENNGFKIEKMITEENSYLARITKR; encoded by the coding sequence ATGAAAGACTTAATGGGACAGGCAATTTCAGATTATTTCCACAACAAAAATCCTGAAGATCTGCAGACCGAAACTTCTATTTCCGAACTCGATGAACTTCCGGTAAGTTATCTTTTCAGAGATTTTGAAGAGATGAATAGTATTGAGAAAAAAGCCCTTACTTTATCCTCAGGTAAAGTGTTAGATATTGGTGCTGGTGCGGGTTCTCACTCTCTTTATCTTCAGAATGAAAGAAATTTGGATGTTACTGCACTGGATATTTCACCAAAATCTATTGAAGTTTGCCAATTAAGAGGAATAAGAAAAACTGTCAATCAAAATATGCTGGAATTTTCAGGAGAAACTTTTGATACGATTCTTCTTTTGATGAACGGCACAGGAATTTTTCAGAGTTTAATTGTAATTGATATTTACCTCAAAAAACTATATTCTCTTTTAAATGAAAACGGACAAATTTTAATCGACAGTACAGATATTATTTATATGTTTGATGCTGATGAAGATGGCGGGGTTTATATTCCGGCGGAAGGATATTATGGCGAAATAGATTACATTGTACACTATAAAGCTGATACTGAAGATCCAATAAAATGGCTTTATTTAGACTTTAATACTCTTAAAAATGCTGTAGAAAATAATGGTTTCAAAATAGAAAAGATGATTACTGAAGAGAATTCTTATCTGGCGAGAATCACAAAAAGGTAA
- a CDS encoding methionine aminotransferase has product MIQLPKSKLPNVGTTIFSQMTQLANEHQAINLSQGFPDFPADAQLIALADEYMKKGFNQYAPLGGMLPLKERIAEKIENSHQAIYHPETEITITAGGTQAIFTTIATLVKEGDEVIIFEPAYDCYEPTVELFGGKVKRFKMKAPNYEIDWNIVKNLVTEKTKLIILNNPNNPSGKILREEDMQELIKIVKGTSIFILSDEVYENIVFDEKKHLSICKYPELKERSFLIASFGKLFHITGWKIGYCAAPKALTEEFRKVHQFNVFCVNTPLQLALADYMKDDSNYLYLSNFFQEKRDFLREGLRQTSFELLDCEGTYFQALKYDKISDKNDFDFAQELTIQHKVATIPFSSFYQDKMNENVIRLCFAKKTETLEKAIENLAKL; this is encoded by the coding sequence ATGATACAGCTTCCTAAATCTAAACTTCCGAATGTCGGGACAACTATTTTCAGCCAGATGACTCAGCTTGCGAATGAGCATCAAGCCATCAATTTATCTCAGGGATTTCCCGATTTCCCCGCAGATGCTCAACTTATTGCTTTAGCAGATGAGTATATGAAAAAAGGATTTAACCAATACGCTCCGTTGGGTGGAATGTTACCTCTTAAAGAGCGGATTGCCGAAAAAATAGAAAATTCTCATCAAGCTATATATCATCCTGAAACCGAAATCACGATTACCGCAGGCGGAACCCAAGCAATTTTCACAACCATTGCAACTTTGGTAAAAGAAGGCGATGAAGTGATTATTTTTGAACCTGCATACGACTGCTACGAACCTACCGTAGAATTATTCGGAGGAAAAGTAAAGAGATTTAAAATGAAGGCTCCGAACTATGAAATAGATTGGAATATCGTGAAAAATTTGGTTACCGAAAAAACAAAACTTATCATTCTTAATAATCCAAACAATCCTTCAGGAAAGATATTGCGTGAAGAAGATATGCAGGAACTTATTAAAATTGTAAAAGGAACCTCGATATTTATTTTGAGCGATGAAGTCTACGAAAATATAGTTTTTGATGAGAAAAAACATTTAAGCATCTGCAAATATCCCGAACTTAAAGAAAGAAGCTTTCTTATTGCATCTTTCGGTAAACTTTTTCATATCACCGGATGGAAAATAGGATATTGTGCGGCTCCGAAGGCTCTTACTGAAGAGTTCAGAAAAGTGCATCAGTTCAATGTTTTTTGTGTAAACACTCCATTGCAACTCGCATTGGCAGATTATATGAAAGATGATAGTAATTATCTCTACCTCAGCAATTTTTTTCAGGAAAAGCGAGATTTTTTAAGAGAAGGTCTTCGCCAAACTTCATTTGAACTGCTCGACTGCGAGGGAACGTATTTTCAGGCTTTGAAATATGATAAAATCTCCGATAAAAATGATTTCGACTTTGCTCAGGAATTAACCATTCAGCATAAAGTTGCTACGATACCTTTTTCTTCTTTTTATCAGGATAAAATGAATGAAAATGTAATAAGGTTATGCTTTGCCAAGAAAACTGAAACTTTGGAAAAAGCGATTGAAAATTTAGCGAAACTTTAA
- a CDS encoding rhomboid family intramembrane serine protease, which produces MNIIILIIAITALVTFTVPNGSANFEKYKFNVGAILHRKEYIRLLSSGFLHADFMHLLFNMMTLYFFGPVIVEGFGNLGFLLIYFGSILLGNIFSLFIYQNQSWYSAIGASGGVSGVLFSAIALVPQIGIYFFFIPIPIPGFIFGLLYFSYSVYMMLNPRMNDNIGHAAHLGGAFFGLVYAVIVHPESAIQNALFIAIMSLPLIYLAYEIFIKKRIG; this is translated from the coding sequence ATGAATATTATTATATTAATTATTGCAATTACTGCTTTGGTAACTTTTACAGTTCCTAACGGAAGTGCAAATTTCGAGAAATACAAGTTTAATGTAGGAGCTATTCTTCATAGAAAAGAATATATAAGATTGCTTTCTTCCGGATTTTTACATGCGGATTTTATGCATCTCTTATTTAACATGATGACATTGTACTTTTTTGGTCCCGTGATTGTTGAAGGATTTGGTAATCTTGGATTTCTTTTAATTTATTTCGGATCGATACTTTTAGGAAATATTTTTTCTCTCTTCATTTATCAGAATCAATCGTGGTATTCTGCTATTGGTGCAAGTGGAGGAGTTTCTGGAGTATTATTTTCTGCTATTGCATTGGTGCCGCAAATTGGCATTTACTTTTTCTTTATCCCGATTCCGATTCCAGGGTTTATTTTTGGTTTGTTGTATTTCAGCTATTCTGTATATATGATGCTGAATCCGAGAATGAATGATAATATTGGGCATGCTGCTCATTTGGGAGGAGCATTTTTCGGATTGGTTTATGCAGTTATTGTTCATCCTGAAAGTGCCATCCAGAATGCATTGTTTATTGCAATCATGTCTTTACCTTTGATCTATCTTGCTTACGAAATATTCATCAAAAAAAGAATCGGTTAG
- a CDS encoding DNA topoisomerase IV subunit B, with product MSQDLQPNYSEENIRTLDWQEHIRLRPGMYIGKLGDGSSADDGIYILLKEILDNSIDEFRMKAGKRIEIKVDEGKVLIRDFGRGIPLGKVVDAVSKMNTGGKYDSKAFKKSVGLNGVGTKAVNALSDYFRVRSFRDGKMKVAEFSRGLITEEFPEKETSDRNGTEISFTPDAEIFVHYKFRKEYIERMLRNYAYLNPGLKIIFNGETFFSENGLKDLLDEELENETLYPIIHLKDSDIEVAITHTDKSQTETYFSFVNGQNTTQGGTHLNAFREAFVKTIREFFNKNFDASDVRKSIVAAISINVEEPVFESQTKTKLGSNDIGPNGPTVRTFIIDFLKSQLDNFLHKNPEIAEAIQRKILISERERKELSGIQKLARERAKKVSLHNKKLRDCRQHYNDQKAERKGETQIFITEGDSASGSITKSRDVETQAVFSLKGKPLNCYGLTKKVVYENEEFNLLQAALNIEESLEDLRYNQVIIATDADVDGMHIRLLMITFFLQFFPDVIKNGHLYILQTPLFRVRNKKETRYCYTEQERIKALNELGKNPEITRFKGLGEISPDEFKHFIAKDIRLEPVVIGKDQTIDQLLEFYMGKNTPDRQVFILENLVVEDPDIDKKEILDEIEI from the coding sequence ATGTCACAAGATTTACAACCCAACTATTCCGAAGAAAATATCAGAACCCTCGATTGGCAGGAACACATTCGTCTCCGTCCCGGTATGTATATCGGTAAACTGGGAGATGGATCTTCTGCAGATGACGGTATTTATATTTTGCTGAAAGAAATTCTGGATAATTCTATTGATGAATTCAGAATGAAAGCAGGAAAAAGAATCGAAATTAAAGTAGATGAGGGTAAGGTTTTAATTCGGGATTTTGGTCGTGGAATTCCTTTGGGAAAAGTGGTAGACGCTGTGTCTAAAATGAATACCGGTGGTAAATACGACAGTAAGGCATTCAAAAAATCGGTGGGTCTTAATGGAGTGGGAACAAAAGCGGTAAATGCATTGTCTGATTATTTTCGTGTACGTTCGTTCCGTGATGGTAAAATGAAAGTAGCGGAGTTTTCCCGAGGTCTTATTACTGAAGAATTTCCTGAAAAAGAAACCTCAGACAGAAACGGTACAGAGATTTCTTTTACTCCGGATGCTGAAATTTTTGTTCATTACAAATTCAGAAAAGAGTATATCGAAAGAATGCTCCGAAATTATGCCTATCTTAATCCAGGACTGAAAATTATCTTCAACGGCGAGACATTTTTTTCTGAAAACGGTCTAAAAGATTTGCTTGATGAAGAGCTGGAAAATGAAACACTTTATCCCATTATTCATTTAAAAGACAGCGATATTGAAGTAGCGATAACCCATACCGATAAATCTCAGACAGAAACGTATTTTTCTTTTGTAAACGGACAGAATACAACGCAGGGAGGAACACATTTGAATGCTTTTAGAGAGGCTTTTGTAAAGACTATTAGAGAATTTTTCAACAAAAACTTTGATGCATCCGATGTTAGAAAATCTATTGTTGCTGCCATTTCAATTAACGTAGAAGAACCCGTATTCGAATCTCAGACGAAAACAAAATTGGGTTCTAACGATATAGGTCCTAATGGTCCCACTGTCCGAACTTTTATTATTGATTTTCTAAAAAGCCAGTTAGATAATTTTTTACATAAAAATCCGGAGATTGCAGAAGCCATTCAAAGAAAAATTTTAATTTCCGAAAGAGAAAGAAAAGAACTTTCGGGAATTCAGAAACTGGCTAGAGAAAGAGCTAAAAAAGTTTCGCTACACAACAAAAAATTAAGGGACTGCAGACAGCATTACAACGATCAGAAAGCAGAAAGAAAAGGAGAAACTCAGATTTTTATTACCGAGGGAGATTCTGCATCAGGTTCAATCACAAAATCTAGAGATGTAGAAACTCAGGCAGTTTTTTCATTAAAAGGAAAACCTTTAAACTGCTATGGTTTAACCAAAAAAGTGGTTTATGAAAATGAAGAGTTCAACTTGCTTCAGGCAGCCTTAAATATCGAAGAAAGTCTTGAAGATTTAAGATATAATCAGGTAATTATTGCAACAGATGCCGATGTAGACGGAATGCACATTAGATTGTTGATGATAACATTCTTTCTTCAGTTTTTTCCTGATGTTATTAAAAACGGACATTTATATATTCTTCAGACTCCTTTGTTCCGGGTGAGAAATAAAAAAGAAACCAGATACTGTTACACAGAACAGGAAAGAATAAAGGCTCTGAATGAACTTGGGAAAAACCCTGAAATTACGAGATTTAAAGGTTTGGGAGAGATTTCTCCGGATGAGTTTAAGCACTTTATCGCTAAAGATATCAGATTAGAGCCGGTAGTGATCGGAAAAGACCAGACAATAGACCAGCTTCTTGAGTTTTATATGGGGAAAAATACTCCCGACAGACAGGTTTTTATCCTCGAAAATCTGGTGGTTGAGGATCCTGATATAGATAAAAAGGAAATCTTGGATGAAATAGAAATATAA
- the ychF gene encoding redox-regulated ATPase YchF — translation MKCGIVGLPNVGKSTLFNCLSNAKAQSANYPFCTIEPNLGTVSVPDQRLFELEKLVNPERVLPAVVEIVDIAGLVKGASKGEGLGNQFLANIRECEAIIHVLRCFDNGNIVHVEGSVNPLRDKEIIDIELQLKDLETVGKAVEKAKKFIKSGKKEDILTYETLQALQKHLEDGKNAREFVVNDLTKSIIGDVQLLTNKPVLYVCNVDENSIKNGNDWVPKIEEMAKNEGAEIVVLAAQIEADINELETFEEREIFLDELGLTEPGVNRLIRKAYDLLKLQTYFTAGVKEVRAWTIGQGWTAPQAAGVIHTDFEKGFIRAEVIKFNDFVTYGSESKVKEAGKLSVEGKEYIVQDGDIMHFRFNV, via the coding sequence ATGAAATGTGGAATCGTAGGCTTACCAAATGTAGGTAAATCAACTCTTTTTAACTGCTTAAGCAATGCTAAAGCACAGTCGGCAAATTATCCTTTCTGTACCATAGAACCCAATTTGGGAACAGTTTCAGTTCCGGATCAGAGGTTATTCGAACTCGAAAAATTGGTAAATCCTGAAAGAGTGCTTCCTGCTGTTGTAGAAATTGTAGACATTGCAGGTCTTGTAAAAGGGGCAAGTAAAGGAGAAGGTCTTGGAAACCAGTTTCTTGCCAATATTCGTGAGTGTGAGGCGATTATTCATGTTTTAAGATGTTTTGATAACGGAAATATTGTGCATGTTGAAGGTTCTGTTAATCCTTTAAGAGATAAAGAAATTATTGATATTGAACTTCAGCTAAAAGATTTGGAAACAGTAGGAAAAGCTGTTGAAAAAGCTAAAAAATTCATCAAATCTGGGAAGAAAGAAGATATTTTAACGTATGAAACGCTTCAGGCGTTGCAAAAGCATTTGGAAGATGGTAAAAATGCAAGAGAATTTGTGGTCAACGATTTAACAAAATCTATTATCGGAGATGTGCAGCTTCTTACCAACAAACCGGTTCTTTATGTATGTAATGTAGACGAAAATTCGATTAAAAACGGGAACGATTGGGTTCCTAAAATCGAAGAAATGGCAAAAAATGAAGGTGCTGAAATTGTTGTTTTAGCAGCTCAGATTGAAGCAGACATCAACGAGTTGGAAACTTTCGAAGAAAGAGAGATTTTTCTTGATGAGCTTGGTCTTACAGAGCCGGGTGTAAACCGTTTAATTAGAAAAGCTTACGATTTACTGAAACTTCAAACTTATTTTACAGCGGGGGTTAAAGAAGTGAGAGCCTGGACAATCGGACAAGGTTGGACTGCCCCTCAAGCAGCCGGAGTGATCCATACAGATTTCGAAAAAGGTTTTATCCGTGCAGAAGTTATCAAGTTTAATGATTTTGTTACTTACGGATCAGAATCTAAAGTGAAGGAAGCAGGAAAGCTTTCTGTTGAAGGCAAGGAATACATCGTTCAGGATGGTGATATTATGCACTTCAGATTTAATGTTTAA
- a CDS encoding diacylglycerol/lipid kinase family protein codes for MERIAFIINPFSAKKNYHPFLNDLKSKVKDPLYYISESIQGTDEFILKHFNDVDIFVAIGGDGTISTVAQNLINTEKILAIFPAGSGNGFSNETQFSKNLGELLKKLEDKKSRKIDTFTVNGKLSINVSGTGFDGKVVKEFEKTTRGFKNYIKVSLKTFFSYKPIKLKFFDENYKQYNGKYLMINIANTRQFGNNAYIAPMASKSDGLVDMVLVKKFPITYSPFFAFRMFTKKLKEDNYITYLPVSEIEFKVNTKNWHLDGEFNKIKSPIHIKVQPSSLNILI; via the coding sequence ATGGAAAGAATTGCGTTTATCATTAATCCTTTTTCGGCGAAGAAAAATTATCATCCGTTTCTTAACGATCTGAAATCTAAGGTAAAAGATCCTTTATATTATATTTCGGAATCTATACAGGGAACCGATGAATTTATTTTAAAACATTTTAATGATGTTGATATTTTTGTGGCAATAGGCGGAGATGGAACCATTTCAACCGTTGCCCAGAATCTTATTAATACGGAAAAAATTCTCGCTATTTTCCCGGCAGGTTCAGGAAATGGATTTTCCAACGAAACACAGTTCAGTAAAAATTTAGGAGAGCTTTTAAAAAAGCTTGAAGATAAAAAATCAAGAAAAATAGATACTTTTACGGTTAACGGAAAGCTTTCTATTAATGTTTCAGGGACAGGTTTCGACGGAAAAGTGGTGAAAGAGTTTGAAAAAACTACACGCGGATTCAAAAATTACATTAAAGTTTCCCTGAAAACATTTTTCAGTTATAAACCCATCAAGCTGAAGTTTTTTGATGAAAATTATAAGCAGTACAACGGAAAATATCTAATGATTAATATTGCCAACACCCGCCAGTTTGGTAACAATGCTTATATTGCTCCAATGGCGAGTAAAAGCGATGGTTTGGTGGATATGGTTTTGGTAAAGAAATTTCCGATTACTTATTCTCCTTTTTTTGCGTTCAGAATGTTTACCAAAAAGCTGAAAGAGGACAATTACATCACGTATTTACCGGTTTCAGAAATAGAATTTAAAGTCAATACTAAAAATTGGCATCTGGATGGGGAATTCAATAAAATTAAATCTCCCATTCATATAAAAGTGCAGCCTTCGAGCCTCAATATTTTGATTTAA
- a CDS encoding DNA gyrase/topoisomerase IV subunit A, whose amino-acid sequence MIEENAHEGESLKKVSGLYKDWFLDYASYVILDRAIPSVYDGFKPVQRRIMHSMRELEDERYNKVANIVGNTMKYHPHGDASITDAMVGIGQRELLIDTQGNWGNIYTGDSAAAARYIEARLTPFALEVVFNPKTTIWSKSYDGRNNEPVDLPVKFPLLLAQGVEGIGVGLSTKILPHNFNELINASVAYLKGKKFEVFPDFLTAGYLDVSEYNDGARGGKVRARAKISQVDKHTLMITELPFSKNTGDLIDSILKANEKGKIKIKKIEDNTSDKVEILIHLHNDVSPDKTIDALYAFTDCQVTISPNACVIVGDKPMFLSVSEILKMNTDHTVSLLKKELEIELHELQENWHFSSLERIFIENRIYHDIEEVKSWEEVIKTIDEGLKPHTSHLLRAVTQEDILRLTEIRIKRISRFDLDKFKENIAALEGKIEQVKFHLSNLIAYAIDYYINIQKKYGKEKERRTELRIFDTIDATKVAVANEKFYANFEEGFIGTSLKKDKYLFDCSDIDDIITFRKDGSMKVVKVEAKTFIGKDIQHVAIWKKNDKRTVYNMIYREGREGPYYMKRFSVTGVTRNTDYPLASDKKGSEMLYFSANPNGEAEVVTVLLKPNPRIRKNKMEIDFSELAIKGRDSKGNLVTKYSVKKVDLKEEGVSTLAPRKIWFDDTVRRLNADARGTFLGNFKGDDKILTINSQGEAKLISFDLGNRFDDEYIILEKWKPQQAVTCIYYDGEKDIYFIKRFLLENTTNVQTFMPSEHPKSFIESIIVSDNASAEIVFAKDKGKDRDPETVNIDEFISIKGIKAIGNQFTKFKVKNINITVPEPVEEEPELYEELEFGLSVDEDGGTIGDLFEDDNTEA is encoded by the coding sequence ATGATAGAAGAAAATGCTCACGAAGGCGAAAGCTTAAAAAAAGTTTCCGGACTGTATAAAGACTGGTTTCTCGATTATGCATCTTATGTTATTTTAGACAGAGCAATTCCGTCTGTTTATGATGGTTTTAAGCCTGTGCAGAGAAGAATTATGCATTCCATGCGAGAACTGGAAGATGAAAGGTATAATAAAGTTGCCAATATTGTTGGGAATACCATGAAATATCACCCTCACGGTGATGCTTCTATCACAGACGCAATGGTGGGAATTGGGCAGAGAGAACTTCTTATTGATACGCAGGGAAACTGGGGAAATATTTACACCGGAGATTCTGCCGCTGCTGCAAGATATATTGAAGCACGACTTACTCCTTTTGCATTAGAAGTTGTATTTAATCCTAAGACTACCATTTGGTCTAAATCTTATGATGGAAGAAATAACGAACCGGTAGATCTTCCCGTGAAATTCCCTTTACTTTTAGCACAAGGCGTTGAAGGAATTGGAGTCGGTCTTTCTACTAAAATTCTTCCGCATAACTTTAATGAACTTATTAATGCTTCGGTTGCTTATCTTAAAGGAAAGAAATTTGAGGTTTTTCCTGATTTTTTAACAGCAGGTTATCTTGATGTTTCTGAATATAATGACGGAGCAAGAGGTGGGAAAGTAAGAGCGAGAGCAAAAATTTCCCAGGTCGATAAACATACCTTAATGATTACCGAACTACCTTTTTCCAAAAATACTGGCGATCTTATAGATTCTATCCTGAAAGCCAATGAAAAAGGGAAGATTAAAATAAAGAAAATTGAAGACAATACCTCAGACAAGGTAGAAATTCTTATTCATCTTCACAACGATGTTTCGCCAGATAAAACTATAGATGCACTCTATGCTTTCACAGACTGTCAGGTTACTATTTCTCCCAACGCATGTGTTATTGTAGGAGATAAACCTATGTTTTTGAGTGTTTCGGAAATTCTTAAAATGAATACCGACCACACCGTTTCTTTATTAAAGAAAGAGCTGGAAATAGAACTGCACGAACTTCAGGAAAACTGGCACTTTTCTTCACTCGAAAGAATTTTCATAGAAAACAGAATTTATCACGATATTGAAGAAGTTAAAAGTTGGGAAGAAGTTATTAAAACTATTGATGAAGGCTTAAAACCTCATACATCTCATCTTTTGAGAGCGGTTACGCAGGAAGATATTCTCAGATTAACGGAAATCAGAATCAAAAGAATTTCAAGATTCGATTTAGATAAATTCAAAGAAAATATTGCAGCTTTAGAGGGCAAAATAGAACAGGTAAAGTTTCATTTATCCAACCTTATTGCTTATGCAATAGATTATTATATCAATATTCAGAAAAAATACGGAAAAGAAAAAGAAAGAAGAACAGAACTCAGAATTTTTGATACTATTGATGCTACAAAAGTGGCGGTAGCCAATGAAAAGTTCTATGCTAATTTCGAGGAAGGCTTTATTGGAACTTCTCTGAAGAAAGATAAATATCTGTTTGACTGTTCGGATATTGATGATATCATCACTTTCAGAAAAGACGGAAGTATGAAGGTTGTAAAAGTAGAAGCTAAAACTTTTATTGGTAAAGACATACAACACGTAGCTATTTGGAAGAAAAATGATAAGAGAACTGTTTATAACATGATTTATCGTGAAGGTAGAGAAGGACCTTATTATATGAAGCGTTTTTCGGTGACAGGAGTAACCAGAAATACAGATTATCCTTTAGCTTCCGATAAAAAAGGTTCAGAAATGCTTTATTTTTCTGCCAATCCTAATGGCGAAGCAGAAGTGGTAACCGTTCTTCTAAAACCAAACCCAAGAATCAGAAAAAATAAAATGGAAATAGATTTTTCTGAGTTGGCAATTAAAGGAAGAGATTCCAAAGGTAATTTGGTTACAAAATATTCTGTGAAAAAAGTAGATTTGAAGGAAGAAGGAGTTTCTACTCTTGCACCAAGAAAAATCTGGTTCGATGATACTGTAAGAAGACTAAATGCTGATGCGAGGGGAACTTTTTTAGGCAACTTTAAAGGAGATGATAAAATTTTAACCATCAATTCTCAGGGAGAAGCCAAATTGATAAGCTTCGATTTGGGTAACCGTTTCGACGATGAATATATTATTTTAGAGAAATGGAAACCGCAACAGGCAGTTACCTGTATTTATTATGATGGAGAAAAAGACATCTATTTTATTAAAAGATTCTTGTTGGAAAATACCACCAATGTTCAGACGTTTATGCCATCCGAACATCCAAAATCTTTTATAGAGAGTATAATTGTTTCGGATAATGCTTCTGCTGAAATTGTATTTGCTAAAGATAAAGGCAAAGATAGAGATCCTGAAACTGTAAATATTGACGAATTTATTTCCATCAAAGGAATAAAAGCCATCGGAAATCAGTTTACCAAATTCAAGGTGAAAAATATTAATATTACAGTTCCCGAACCTGTTGAAGAGGAACCGGAATTGTACGAAGAACTAGAATTTGGACTTTCCGTAGACGAAGATGGTGGTACAATTGGAGATTTATTTGAGGACGATAACACAGAAGCTTAA
- a CDS encoding NAD(P)/FAD-dependent oxidoreductase encodes MKNSDLLDVIIVGGSYAGLSAAMSLGRSLRNVLVLDNGKPCNRQTPYSHNFITHDGEKPLEILKNAKKQVENYDTITFFEGLAIEGKKTENGFEVITENGESFKAKKLIFATGITDDIPNIKGFKECWGISLIHCPYCHGYEFRNRKTAIIANGDRGFHLSSIIKNLTDDITIFTRGEACFTEEQLQKLSENKISIIETEIEEMVHHKGNVDYLSLNNGEKLNFDAVYGAFHFKQHSDIPGSLGCKFTEHGHLVVDHKQMTTEAGIYACGDNSSILRSVANAVHTGNFTGAMVNMELSNEVF; translated from the coding sequence ATGAAAAATTCAGATTTATTGGATGTTATTATTGTTGGCGGAAGTTACGCCGGACTTTCTGCAGCAATGTCTTTAGGAAGATCTTTGAGGAATGTTTTAGTTCTGGATAACGGAAAGCCGTGCAACCGCCAAACACCCTATTCTCATAATTTTATTACTCATGATGGCGAAAAACCTTTAGAAATTTTGAAAAATGCAAAAAAACAGGTTGAAAATTATGATACAATAACATTTTTTGAAGGATTAGCCATAGAAGGGAAAAAAACAGAAAATGGTTTTGAAGTTATTACGGAAAACGGCGAATCGTTCAAAGCCAAAAAGCTGATTTTTGCTACAGGAATTACAGATGATATTCCGAATATTAAAGGATTTAAAGAATGTTGGGGAATTTCGCTTATTCATTGTCCTTATTGTCACGGTTACGAATTCCGAAACAGAAAAACTGCAATTATTGCCAATGGCGACAGAGGTTTTCATCTTTCTTCAATCATAAAAAACCTTACGGATGACATTACCATTTTTACGAGAGGAGAAGCTTGTTTTACTGAAGAGCAACTTCAGAAACTTTCTGAAAATAAAATCTCCATCATCGAAACAGAGATTGAAGAAATGGTTCATCATAAAGGAAATGTTGATTATTTGAGCTTGAATAACGGCGAAAAATTGAATTTTGATGCCGTTTACGGAGCATTTCATTTCAAACAGCATTCGGATATTCCCGGATCTTTAGGCTGCAAGTTTACAGAGCATGGTCATTTGGTCGTAGATCATAAACAAATGACGACAGAAGCCGGAATTTATGCATGTGGAGACAACTCCAGTATTCTGCGGTCGGTTGCCAATGCTGTACATACAGGAAATTTTACAGGAGCAATGGTGAATATGGAGCTAAGCAATGAAGTTTTTTGA